The nucleotide sequence AAATGTATAACTTTGAAGAAATTAACCACCATTCATACCTATCAAGGTTCACCGGAATGCCTGGCACTGGCTGCTCCCTGTTGAACTGCTGATTCACCCGATCAACGTGGTGAAACCGGACAATGTTGAAGCACACCAGTGGAACAGCCGACAACCATGTACCCCACTCCTCCTCCTCACGGAACCAGTGCGGGCACAGGGCCTGCAACGCAGGGTCATCGTATACCCTCCATGCAAACTGAACAAAAATTTGGGTAACAAAATAACAAGTATTACAACACAGCAAgtatttaaaataacaaaaatcttTAATTACATGACTAATCTCATCGAACCGTAACCAGTCGATCGATACCCTCCAGTACAGGACCCTGGCCTGGTGCTGATCCCTACTCTGCTGCTGCAGTCCAACTAACCTGACAGTAACAGGGATATATACAATTCATTAAGTAACAAACCATGCGAATTAACAACAATGTTTAACgcgaaatgaaaaagtaatattTGGATACCTTGCAGCTAGCGGATACTGGTAGACTCCTCTATCTGGTGGACACCACTGAGGAAATCTCTGGTAAATCCAACTCATCAGTAGCGGAGTGCAACCGGCGATGTCCGTGACACCCCACTGTACCGCCAAACAGAGTGACTGGTAAGTCCAGGCCAGCACAGCAGAGCCCCAAGATAACGCCCTACATTCCGCGAGGCACGAAGTCCCGGAGAAGCGGTAGCCACCGTACGTGAACCAGGTTGTTGGACTTGTCTGTCAACAAATACCCTCCGATCAGTAACATAATATAGCATCGGGCATACTGTCGGAGGGTCTCAGGATTGTCGGTCGGGGGTATCTGGCGGACACGATCACGCAACCAAACCAACTTTAGCGTGAACGACTCCTTCCTCTGCACAGCCTGCTGTGCCGCCACCGGAGGCCTGACACCAAGCAGTTGCTCAACCATGGCCCACGTCTCTGTGCCGTACCACCTACCAAAGTCATGAAGGCACCCCCCAACGGGGTTCCCGTGTGCACGTAGGCCTAGGTGATACGCCACGTCCTGCAGGGTGATAGTGACCTCACCCCACGAGAGATGAAACGTGTGTGtctccggacgccatcgctcCACGAGTGCCGAAATCAGGGAATTGTCAAATGTGAAGTCCCTGAGGGGCACTGTGTCGCCGAATCCAGCCTCAGCCAGATACGAGACGATGGCGTCCGGTGGAGTAAGGGTATGGCTAACTCGTCGGGACAATAGAAAGCGAGACCTCTACGANNNNNNNNNNNNNNNNNNNNNNNNNNNNNNNNNNNNNNNNNNNNNNNNNNNNNNNNNNNNNNNNNNNNNNNNNNNNNNNNNNNNNNNNNNNNNttttttatttaaaaattttccaattttaatgtcctaataaaaaaattcaagcTAGAGGCAGGTTTCCAATATAAATCGTAGTCACTTTCACACATAGATATAACAAAATGTTACTGTTATCAACCAAAACAGAAAAAAGTGAAACGAGTATAACAAGTGAGCAACCGTATATATGTAAAATGAAAAAACCCTGAAATAATTAAAACTTAAGCCAGTTAAGTGTAACTGATACAGTTTTGTATTAATGGACAAAAAGACATCACAAAAGTAAAGCATTACGACAACCACAAGCACAAGCAAAGTTGGGACCATAGCCTGATTATGATTATCAATCAGTGACTTTATAGTGGGGATGCAATTTTGCAAAGTAGATGTGACAAGGAAATGATGCTATACCTAGGTATCACTATGCATATATATTCAAAATCGAAACATACAACATTACCCCCTAAAGATTCATTATATATAATTGATCAAAAGTGTTTGTAAGTGTTAATTTCAAGGCTGAATCTATGATTCCTGCACTGCCATTGTGTCACAACCATTCAAGGAATAATTGTATTCATAAATTTCCTCTTTGCAAATGCCAACCACCATTTATTTGGTGTGCCATTAGGCCTGTACGCAACGCTCAATAACCTCCCACTTGTTTCTTCCCTTATCTGCTTCAAATAATTCCTGAACAATTCTGCATTTGAAGAAATCACAAAGCTTGGAACATAGGGATATATATAAATATGATCTATAAATAACTTATCTAAAATTGCAATTGCACCCATAAATATCTGACTAAAATCGTAATGAATGTAAAACCAGAAGCCATGGCATTCAGTTCAGTTATTATAGATGATCAGGTCTTTGAAAATACGAGCACATAGTCACAAATCCGTTTGATTAAACTCTCAAGGAAAAGGCATCATTAAAAATATACACGATATATGAGAGAATAAACCATGCATAGTGTTATAAAAGTCAAGAGTTTACAGTTTAAGTCATGGAATTTTATTAGTTAATGGAAGTATTCGCATAACCAATTNNNNNNNNNNNNNNNNNNNNNNNNNNNNNNNNNNNNNNNNNNNNNNNNNNNNNNNNNNNNNNNNNNNNNNNNNNNNNNNNNNNNNNNNNNNNNNNNNNNNNNNNNNNNNNNNNNNNNNNNNNNNNNNNNNNNNNNNNNNNNNNNNNNNNNNNNNNNNNNNNNNNNNNNNNNNNNNNNNNNNNNNNNNNNNNNNNNNNNNNNNNNNNNNNNNNNNNNNNNNNNNNNNNNNNNNNNNNNNNNNNNNNNNNNNNNNNNNNNNNNNNNNNNNNNNNNNNNNNNNNNNNNNNNNNNNNNNNNNNNNNNNNNNNNNNNNNNNNNNNNNNNNNNNNNNNNNNNNNNNNNNNNNNNNNNNNNNNNNNNNNNNNNNNNNNNNNNNNNNNNNNNNNNNNNNNNNNNNNNNNNNNNNNNNNNNNNNNNNNNNNNNNNNNNNNNNNNNNNNNNNNNNNNNNNNNNNNNNNNNNNNNNNNNNNNNNNNNNNNNNNNNNNNNNNNNNNNNNNNNNNNNNNNNNNNNNNNNNNNNNNNNNNTAACCACTATAGCACGAGAATGGATCCTCTCAGTTTTTTTTCCCTCAATTGTtttgtaaagtgtgatcttcacCATTCAACATCTTCTATCACATGTTTTCTCTTGGACTCACTTAAGGAGTGtaaggtgagagatcacactttacaaaacaattgagaaaaaaaatgagaggatccattcccaGTTTAGCACCACTACAAAATATGGTTTCCAACTGCCAGATTATAGACACGACTCAATTAAAATTTAGAACTATTTAAAACAAGCCTTTCTAAACCAGACGATAACAGCCTTTAGTTAACTACGGCTCATGCAGTATTCTCAAGTTATGAAATGCCTACTCGACTGTAAAGGTCCTAGTGGCTGCAACGGTGAGGCCCAATGCCCTGACACCAACACACATGAACATTGAATCTAACAAACCTGATTAACTTATGATTTAACATATGAACCCAGGAAGGAGTCTTATACAGCATTGTACTCAAGATGATGCTAGTACAATCCCTGCCGCCATGCAAAAGCAGGGACAAAGTACATATGCCAAGCTCTGTTATGGGGTTTACAGACCTTTAGGCATATTATCCTTCAAGCCTAACTATTCAACAAAATATTCCATTCTCTACCATTGTGCCTTTACAGGTACCCATGCTGCCACAACTAGCTGATGGTGCAGCTCTTGATCTCTGGCATGACCGAAACCACTGCATACCACCCTGCCCGCGGCAGGAGGAGCAACTTCTTCTGTTATTCCCAAATTGTTACTTTCATTCTCATAAGGAAAATATCTTAATACATGGCAGATACTTGTTTTTGCCCAAGACTTCAACTATAATAGTGGATCCTATTTTCGTTTTTATTATAAACCATCCANNNNNNNNNNNNNNNNNNNNNNNNNNNNNNNNNNNNNNNNNNNNNNNNNNNNNNNNNNNNNNNNNNNNNNNNNNNNNNNNNNNNNNNNNNNNNNNNNNNNNNNNNNNNNNNNNNNNNNNNNNNNNNNNNNNNNNNNNNNNNNNNNNNNNNNNNNNNNNNNNNNNNNNNNNNNNNNNNNNNNNNNNNNNNNNNNNNNNNNNNNNNNNNNNNNNNNNNNNNNNNNNNNNNNNNNNNNNNNNNNNNNNNNNNNNNNNNNNNNNNNNNNNNNNNNNNNNNNNNNNNNNNNNNNNNNNNNNNNNNNNNNNNNNNNNNNNNNNNNNNNNNNNNNNNNNNNNNNNNNNNNNNNNNNNNNNNNNNNNNNNNNNNNNNNNNNNNNNNNNNNNNNNNNNNNNNNNNNNNNNNNNNNNNNNNNNNNNNNNNNNNNNNNNNNNNNNNNNNNNNNNNNNNNNNNNNNNNNNNNNNNNNNNNNNNNNNNNNNNNNNNNNNNNNNNNNNNNNNNNNNNNNNNNNNNNNNNNNNNNNNNNNNNNNNNNNNNNNNNNNNNNNNNNNNNNNNNNNNNNNNNNNNNNNNNNNNNNNNNNNNNNNNNNNNNNNNNNNNNNNNNNNNNNNNNNNNNNNNNNNNNNNNNNNNNNNNNNNNNNNNNNNNNNNNNNNNNNNNNNNNNNNNNNNNNNNNNNNNNNNNNNNNNNNNNNNNNNNNNNNNNNNNNNNNNNNNNNNNNNNNNNNNNNNNNNNNNNNNNNNNNNNNNNNNNNNNNNNNNNNNNNNNNNNNNNNNNNNNNNNNNNNNNNNNNNNNNNNNNNNNNNNNNNNNNNNNNNNNNNNNNNNNNNNNNNNNNNNNNNNNNNNNNNNNNNNNNNNNNNNNNNNNNNNNNNNNNNNNNNNNNNNNNNNNNNNNNNNNNNNNNNNNNNNNNNNNNNNNNNNNNNNNNNNNNNNNNNNNNNNNNNNNNNNNNNNNNNNNNNNNNNNNNNNNNNNNNNNNNNNNNNNNNNNNNNNNNNNNNNNNNNNNNNNNNNNNNNNNNNNNNNNNNNNNNNNNNNNNNNNNNNNNNNNNNNNNNNNNNNNNNNNNNNNNNNNNNNNNNNNNNNNNNNNNNNNNNNNNNNNNNNNNNNNNNNNNNNNNNNNNNNNNNNNNNNNNNNNNNNNNNNNNNNNNNNNNNNNNNNNNNNNNNNNNNNNNNNNNNNNNNNNNNNNNNNNNNNNNNNNNNNNNNNNNNNNNNNNNNNNNNNNNNNNNNNNNNNNNNNNNNNNNNNNNNNNNNNNNNNNNNNNNNNNNNNNNNNNNNNNNNNNNNNNNNNNNNNNNNNNNNNNNNNNNNNNNNNNNNNNNNNNNNNNNNNNNNNNNNNNNNNNNNNNNNNNNNCGTAATTCCTGGATTCAAAATGATGAGGCAGTGATACAAGTTGTTTTGTAAACAATGTTACACACTAAAGCATATGCAAACACATTTCCCCATGTGAGTTGAAAATGAAGTAAGGCAGCACATGTGGAGATTCTATTCTACCAAATCATCAGCAAGCAACTGAATAGAATATATCACAAAAATAAGGCAGCACACTAATTAATTGACTTCACCCATAAATCAACATGTTCCGATATATACGCTTATACATCTGGCCATAGGAACATAAAGGTAAAGGAACAGCTCAGCTATCACACATTCACATTAATATAAGGGATGAAAACAAGAGATTGACCTGCTTCCTCATGTGATTGAGGAAGTGGAAGAAGGCCCGGAAAAGGAAATCCAGACTCTCCAGGGACGGGAACCTTCTCAAGTCCCAAATTGATGATAGCTTTTGTCCCTTCAGCTAAAGTTCTGCAACCTTCAAGCCTCTTGAGAGCAACATTGATGTAGAATGTCAAATATATGAGAAGCTTATCAGCAGGGCTCTTGATATCAAAGTTCCTGAAGAACACATTCGCTCTGAAGAAGGTTATGGCTTCATCCACTATATCAGTTCTATCTGCACCAcacacacaacaacaacaacaacaacaacaacagcatgAATCTCAGATTCTGAACAATCACAGCAATTTAATAGCACAATCAAAGAAAAGAATTGTGAAAACCTTGATCTGAAACAGGAGCAGGTCCCTTGATGTGGCTCTTGAGAGGAAGTAGAGGGCAACCACAAGCGCTATCGACTTCATCTTCATTCACAAAACTAGAGTGATAAACCTAACAACAACCACAGACTTCATTTCCAATTTGCTAATTAAAATTAAGAATTTGCATAAGCATGAGTGTAATTACAGAAACAAAATTGAATCCCCATACCATATCTCATGTGACGGTAATAGCAATAATTGCAGCGCCTGATCTAGATTACCCCCTCAGAGTTAATTCATGAACCGAACGTGAAGAGAACGAAAATTGCGAGCAACTAACTTGCGGTAATCGGAATGGATCTCTCtagctttttatattttttgttttctttcgtCGAAATAAGTTTTCAACAGTTAAACACTTAAAAGGGTTTTTTTTAGTCAAATGGATTAGATAACCCATTTTAAATTTGGCCGTAACAGACTTCACGTAAAATTGATAATTCAGAGTCGTTAAATGATTTAAATgattttgactaaatttttatttaacagtTTTTAGTTATCAACCTCAAATAAAATCAATTGTAtctaaatttttatcttttaaatattaCATAACACACTCACACACTTACCATATATTACAGTAACAACTAAgagattttttcaatcaattacAACGAGTAAAATTTGAATTCGAAATTTTTAAGTGTAAAATGAGAGACTAtatcatttaaattataattaattggcGTTAATTAAAAGCTTAAGTTAACAGAAGTGAACATGTGGGCCCAGACGTCCTATGTTAAAGCCCAATCCATCGGGCCCACAACAACTTTTGTAGCCAGTAGCCAAATCATGATTTTGACTTGCCACCTGCCACCAAATTCAGTTGGATGTTTTTTACACATTAATTGTCTTTAACCAGTTTTCTTGTGTAAATTGTGATTAGCCAATTGCTATATTTGTTGCTGTAAATTGTAGTTGAGAATTAATTAATATCAATATTGTGTATCCTCCTTGTCCAAATATCAGAGATGCGTCAAATTGATAGTGTCTCGGAGTTCATGTAGGCTGGGGCCATGTAGGTATAATATTTTTTTgatgactgaaataaattaaacaaagaaaaacaaaagaaacaaaacaaggaactgcttaaatagagAGACAGTCCCGTTTAAAATTACTCTTAAACTCTTCCCAAGGTGAAAGAAGTTCCACttgcgaaagttgtaacttcatcgccatctttgccatagtatctgccaccgtgtttgcatctctcataatcaaacgaaagtcaacccgccaattccaatgcatgatatctcttattttgagcaccagtggatcaataaatccaaaaccatcttgagtaacaagattaaatgcttccacacaatccgtctcacaaataacatctcgttgacccacatcccaagctaagagatatcctctccaaatagcaaacaattctccttgaagaatactattactctcaatcattcccaaacaccccctttgccagctcccattacaatctctaataacacaagcaaaaccaacactatcacccgaaccaaaataactagcatcacaattaatcttaaaagtaccaatggatggggATTCCAAAAATTATGTAGGTATAATATATTTTCTTAATCTTAGTCCTAGgactatattatattattatattatatacacATTCTGTTGTTATCAAAACATTAATATAGTATTCACCACTTGGGCCTCATGAGGTACCCACATATTTGCACTAGGGAATATTCAAAGGGAAAATTTTTCCTTGACATCATCCTAGAGCCGTTCATTCAAATACTATACAAAAATTTGAAAATGACCTAAGTTTTCgtgcttgcagaagaaaatatccATCTTATAGTCAATGCAAATCTAGCAATCTAGTTCTTTAATCACATGAACAACCAGTAGCAACCTGGCAATGTTTTCCTGGTATATCAGTTTGATTTATCATACAATTACAATAAGAATGGTAGTTACATGTGAAGTGTCTCTATCTTATTGAATTCAATTTGGATTTAGAGATTTTTTAAAACACCCTTAACTTTTTTTTATACCTAACAATAGAAGGCACGACCAAGTATAAGCACATTTTGAAACAACATTGCATTACTTGTATGATAGTAGCATTACCCAAGAATGGCAAGTGGCAGTGATTGTTATTGGAGTTGCGTCACATGTTTTCGGCTAATAACACTCTGTCTCCAGCTGCAGCCACAGGAAACTAACTAACATAGGCATAGCCCTCATGTGTGAGGTTGGTAATGTGTTTCATGTAAATGAGAatgatgcatttttttttatgtttccgTCATATTCAATGCTTTAATATAAGAACACATTACACTGACTTTGTCGTATGCATTAGTATTTTCATTATTCTACTACCAGTCATTTGATCCAGTCAATACTGTGTGAAATGTGAATGCAATGTCTAACTAAGTGTCTCAACCATGTTTCTTTGATTTTGGATAAATGTATGTAATgacttttcaatttttctttcttctttttttgtcaCATTGCTTCTACCAAGCTTAACAGCAGCAAGATATTCAAAAACACGACATTATATGTTATTTCTTAAAAGGATAAATCAAGTAAGCATAGACAAATAATATTTCTTAGTAAAGTGACCCGTTACAAAGCAAAATCTTGGTTTATGAAATGCTAAATACAATTccaaggaggaaaagaaaaagggGAATTGAACAAAAACCATTAGACTGAAGTGCAGAGTACAATGTTAAACCCATTTCTTATAAACAAGAGAGATTTTTTACCAGAATTTGTAGCTCATAATGGTAAATCCAACCCACTAGGATAAAGAATGATGCAATTTGAAAAGCTAACTATACATGTCAATTCTAGTGGGGGACAAGAAAAACCCAAAAAAGAAAAGACTAGTGGGAAGTTGCAGGAGCAATCAAATTTTAGATTAGGCTAGAAAATGAAGCCGTCAATTCGTATGGAAAGTTTGACGGCTCCCTTTGCGCAGCTAGTTCATGGATGTCCCTCACAATGTCAAAGACTGCCTCTGGTTGTGCTAACTTCAATGCATTCTCTGCCATTTTTTTCCGTTCATCTTGTTTTGTGCTGAACCACTCTGCCACGATTTTCGCTGTTTCCTTAGAACTCCTGGTGAAGACACCAGCTCCATTGTCTACCACATAGGGTACATTTCCCTTTTCCTGTATTTATTATCATTGAAACTGTTAATCAATATTGGAATGAAGACAAAGACAGGAAGAGTGAAAGGCAAGGATCAGAACCCTTTTAATCATTCACCTGTCCAGGGATATAATCATTGAGAATTATGGGAAGCCCTCTGATCAATGCTTCTGAAATTGTCCCTGGTCCAGCCTGAGAATATCATGGAACCAATGAGCCTATGCTAAAATATTAACATGTGAAGTTGCAAATATTGAGTCAGCAAATTGGCTTAACTTACTTTTGTTATGATGCAATCACAGGCTCCCATCCATTTTGCCATTTGTTTCTCAAATCCTCTAATCTACACAAACCAAACAACAAAAGTTTGATTAGCGTGTCCTATTCTGTTATGCTCATCTCTAGTACTTGCAATTCATACACCATAGATTTAAGGAGTGAAGCCTGTTAAATTGGCACCTTTACTGGAACCTTCCATTCGATAGCTTCAAGGGTGGATGCTAGGTTCTTGTTACGACCGCAAATGATTACTATCTGGCCGATTGGCTTCTGAGCTTCTTTGTCATAAAGCGATTCCCCCAAGGCCTTTGCAGTTTTCTTGACAGGACCAAATCCTTCACCACCCCCCATCAGCAAAACTGCAGGCAAGACGGGATCCATCTCGAATTCTGCCCTTAGTTCATCCTataaaattaaaaggagaaagcCAGGTCCATCACTGAAAGCAAAAGCTATATTCATAGTAGAGTTTCAGTATGCATAATGCATTTTATGCATACCTTCACTAGAACTGCGCGTGCGAACGAAGGCCTAATGGGCAAGCCACAAACTTTGATTTGTTCCTCACTAAGGCCTTCTTGTTGTGCTTTCTTAGCCACCTCTTGTGAAGGGCAGTAGCATCTATTCACCCAAGGATGAAACCTACAAACATGTTAAACATAGCACCTaaacattaattgatgaatgATGAACTTTTACTTCAGAACAAGGGGAACTAACATAATGAAATGTAAAAATATATAGTTAACTTACCAAGTAGGATGGCAAGTAGTAAGGTCTGTAATGACAGTGGAAAATATAACTTTTTTCTGCAGGCCTTGCCATTTTAGAACCCACAATGGAATATGCTGCATCAATGGATGCACGCTGATTATAATAGCCGGCTTCACCTCCATCAGCCCTGCTTCCACATCCCTAAAAAATTACATATTGCATTAGAAAAGTGGAAAGATTCTACAGCTACAGAATTTATTAATTGTTACCATTGTAGTTATTTTACGAATGATAATAATGATGACATAACATGTTGCAAATGAATCAATAATTTAACACTATAAAATGAAGTTAGTCATTGGATGGCAAAAACTAATG is from Arachis ipaensis cultivar K30076 chromosome B01, Araip1.1, whole genome shotgun sequence and encodes:
- the LOC110267286 gene encoding serine/threonine-protein phosphatase 7 long form homolog, translated to MVPTLLVLVVVGFFILHIYGCSLVILVSLFSVLVDNSNILLYLCVKRSRFLLSRRVSHTLTPPDAIVSYLAEAGFGDTVPLRDFTFDNSLISALVERWRPETHTFHLSWGEVTITLQDVAYHLGLRAHGNPVGGCLHDFGRWYGTETWAMVEQLLGVRPPVAAQQAVQRKESFTLKLVWLRDRVRQIPPTDNPETLRQYARCYIMLLIGGYLLTDKSNNLVHWGVTDIAGCTPLLMSWIYQRFPQWCPPDRGVYQYPLAARLVGLQQQSRDQHQARVLYWRVSIDWLRFDEISHVIKDFCYFKYLLCCNTCYFVTQIFVQFAWRVYDDPALQALCPHWFREEEEWGTWLSAVPLVCFNIVRFHHVDRVNQQFNREQPVPGIPVNLDRYLTTTGHGEDVWWPERLQEWYDGWRQRFEPGRRIIVHHTFDTRPTSKYYDWWHGACRVRHLSGQEVLEDPRLVELPPDVQPTASQPRDDLTLPRGMPDWRRRAREVREATH
- the LOC107640541 gene encoding actin-related protein 2/3 complex subunit 3 translates to MVYHSSFVNEDEVDSACGCPLLPLKSHIKGPAPVSDQDRTDIVDEAITFFRANVFFRNFDIKSPADKLLIYLTFYINVALKRLEGCRTLAEGTKAIINLGLEKVPVPGESGFPFPGLLPLPQSHEEAELFRNYLKQIREETSGRLLSVAYRPNGTPNKWWLAFAKRKFMNTIIP
- the LOC107640550 gene encoding monogalactosyldiacylglycerol synthase 2, chloroplastic codes for the protein MEVVEGSPPKKTLAEKVFGSKKSFNNESSSSQQDADGADAGMELMEIGAEKTKNVLILMSDTGGGHRASAEAIRDAFQIEFGDEYRVFIKDVWKEYTGWPLNDMEGQYKFMVKHVQLWNVAFHSTSPRWIHSAYLAAIAAYYARDVEAGLMEVKPAIIISVHPLMQHIPLWVLKWQGLQKKVIFSTVITDLTTCHPTWFHPWVNRCYCPSQEVAKKAQQEGLSEEQIKVCGLPIRPSFARAVLVKDELRAEFEMDPVLPAVLLMGGGEGFGPVKKTAKALGESLYDKEAQKPIGQIVIICGRNKNLASTLEAIEWKVPVKIRGFEKQMAKWMGACDCIITKAGPGTISEALIRGLPIILNDYIPGQEKGNVPYVVDNGAGVFTRSSKETAKIVAEWFSTKQDERKKMAENALKLAQPEAVFDIVRDIHELAAQREPSNFPYELTASFSSLI